A genomic stretch from Candidatus Nitrotoga arctica includes:
- a CDS encoding helix-turn-helix domain-containing protein: MATLWGTAAQFPLPLDLPLREARDHFDSLYFNYHMHKENGNMTRVAKNVGLERTHLYRKLKQLDVKFAKKSLDEN; encoded by the coding sequence ATGGCGACCCTTTGGGGGACTGCGGCACAATTCCCCTTGCCGCTCGACTTGCCATTACGCGAAGCGCGTGATCATTTTGACAGCCTGTATTTTAATTATCATATGCATAAAGAAAACGGCAATATGACCCGTGTGGCGAAGAACGTTGGCTTGGAACGCACTCATTTATATCGCAAATTAAAACAGCTCGACGTTAAGTTCGCCAAGAAGAGTTTGGACGAAAACTAA
- a CDS encoding sensor histidine kinase has protein sequence MKYLIFISALVGSFLLYLLSSASANTELFSRNYYVLLALAGVLAVYLTVLVGYQLWQLRGKLKTQVFGAKLTLRLTLFFILIAILPGLLVYAVSVQFLDKSIESWFDLRVEKALEGGLNLGRNALETGLKELSKKAQSTALLLAKQSPEQYTKTLGQLISKGPAHDAALFNKSGKLLAFASSNRKPPPDTPAAEMLREASQQGLHSIIDTLPDNSLILRVLVLVKPLQLSAGARILQLTQPVPKQLAADAEMVRAVYRDYQELALSRLGLKRLYGITLTLSLLIVLLSAVSAAFFISDRLSAPLAALAEGTRAVAQGDFSRQHPIKSRDELGALTGLFNQMTLQLADAKTTSEQQQRQAEDAKAYLESMLAHLSSGVLVVDEQFKLRSVNSSAAQILGASLLDMQDVPLAEIAVRHPLLRPFSDAIMQAFNEVTSGEWQRQIERLSKNGDQILLMRGTRLSTAADNSYVVVFDDITYLLQAERQAAWGEVARRLAHEIKNPLTPIQLSAERLQHKLSAKLDGSDAQLLQRATQTIVSQVAAMKNMVTEFADYARAPAPKLVVLDMHQLLREVLGLYEANSSPITLRLNATQTWVKGDATRLRQVIHNLLQNSYDALQNVTQREIILSTAEEGSALKLCVQDNGCGFPEHLLARAFEPYRTTKPKGTGLGLAIVKKIVEEHGGSIVIENVTTGGTRVSVTLPLLIEVV, from the coding sequence GTGAAATACTTAATTTTCATCAGCGCACTGGTTGGCAGCTTCCTGCTTTATCTGCTGTCAAGCGCCAGCGCTAATACTGAGTTGTTCTCACGCAATTACTATGTACTGCTGGCTTTGGCCGGGGTCTTAGCCGTGTATCTAACCGTGCTGGTTGGCTATCAATTATGGCAGTTGCGCGGCAAGCTTAAGACACAGGTATTCGGTGCGAAACTCACTCTGCGTTTGACGTTGTTTTTCATTTTGATTGCGATCCTGCCCGGTTTACTGGTGTATGCTGTTTCGGTACAGTTTCTTGATAAGAGCATTGAATCGTGGTTCGACCTTCGGGTAGAAAAAGCGTTGGAGGGCGGTTTAAACTTGGGCCGAAATGCGCTGGAAACGGGTCTTAAGGAATTGAGCAAAAAAGCTCAGTCCACCGCCCTGCTACTTGCCAAACAATCTCCAGAGCAATACACAAAAACGTTGGGCCAGCTAATAAGCAAAGGTCCTGCCCATGATGCTGCGTTGTTTAACAAAAGCGGAAAGCTACTTGCGTTTGCCAGTAGCAACCGCAAGCCGCCTCCCGATACACCGGCTGCCGAAATGCTGCGAGAGGCAAGCCAGCAGGGACTTCATAGCATTATTGATACACTGCCTGATAACAGCCTGATATTGCGTGTGCTGGTGCTGGTTAAGCCGCTGCAACTGTCAGCCGGCGCGCGTATTCTGCAACTGACACAGCCAGTGCCCAAACAGCTTGCCGCTGATGCAGAAATGGTACGGGCGGTTTATCGCGATTACCAGGAGTTAGCATTGTCTCGTTTGGGATTGAAGCGCTTGTATGGCATCACGCTGACGCTATCGCTGTTGATTGTGTTGTTGAGTGCGGTGTCAGCTGCTTTTTTTATCAGTGATCGCCTAAGCGCACCGCTCGCAGCACTAGCCGAAGGAACTCGGGCGGTAGCGCAGGGTGACTTTTCACGTCAGCATCCCATTAAAAGCCGTGATGAACTGGGGGCACTGACCGGACTGTTCAACCAGATGACGTTACAACTGGCCGATGCGAAAACCACAAGTGAACAGCAACAACGCCAAGCGGAAGATGCTAAAGCCTACTTGGAAAGCATGCTGGCACACCTATCGTCTGGAGTGTTAGTAGTGGATGAACAATTCAAGCTGCGTTCTGTCAACAGTAGTGCGGCGCAGATACTTGGGGCGTCGCTCCTGGATATGCAGGATGTGCCGTTAGCGGAAATCGCCGTGCGTCATCCCCTGCTCCGTCCTTTTTCCGATGCGATCATGCAGGCTTTTAATGAAGTGACAAGCGGCGAATGGCAGCGTCAAATTGAGCGGCTAAGCAAGAATGGTGATCAGATCTTGTTAATGCGCGGCACCCGGTTATCCACAGCGGCGGATAATAGCTACGTGGTTGTGTTCGACGATATTACCTATTTGCTGCAAGCGGAACGTCAGGCCGCGTGGGGTGAAGTGGCACGCCGTTTGGCGCATGAAATTAAGAATCCGCTTACACCTATTCAGCTGTCCGCAGAGCGCCTTCAGCACAAGTTGAGCGCCAAGCTGGACGGTAGCGACGCGCAGCTATTGCAGCGGGCCACGCAGACTATCGTAAGTCAAGTAGCAGCCATGAAAAACATGGTAACCGAATTCGCGGATTATGCCCGGGCGCCTGCTCCCAAACTGGTAGTGCTGGACATGCACCAGCTACTACGCGAAGTGCTCGGGTTGTATGAAGCTAACAGCAGTCCAATCACCTTACGCTTGAATGCGACCCAAACTTGGGTGAAGGGGGATGCGACACGCTTGCGCCAAGTGATCCATAATTTGTTGCAGAATTCGTATGATGCTCTACAAAACGTGACTCAACGGGAAATTATCCTGAGCACGGCAGAGGAGGGCAGCGCATTAAAATTGTGTGTGCAAGACAATGGCTGCGGTTTTCCTGAGCATTTGCTGGCGCGTGCTTTTGAACCTTACAGAACGACTAAGCCCAAGGGTACTGGGCTAGGTTTAGCAATCGTGAAGAAAATTGTGGAAGAACACGGTGGCAGTATTGTTATTGAAAATGTGACAACTGGTGGAACAAGAGTAAGTGTTACCTTGCCCTTATTGATAGAGGTCGTATGA
- a CDS encoding DUF4390 domain-containing protein — protein sequence MHNLERLLAVLLAFWLGISVVCAEGITVRKTEARLSDGSYQFSADFDISLNFVVDQALTRGVPLYFISEFTLIRPRWYWLDEVIAKNEQTAKLSYNKLTRQYRITRGSLFQNFSSLGDALRIISHQSASPIDASLLQKNNDYITALLPQKGDYIAATRMRLDVTQLPKPLQVNALATQDWNFDSNWYRWIVRPIVSAADRESE from the coding sequence ATGCATAACTTGGAGCGATTGCTGGCTGTGCTGCTGGCATTCTGGCTAGGCATTTCGGTCGTCTGTGCCGAGGGTATTACCGTGCGTAAAACTGAGGCGCGACTTTCTGACGGCAGTTACCAGTTTTCAGCTGATTTCGACATTAGCTTAAACTTTGTTGTAGATCAAGCACTGACGCGCGGGGTGCCTCTGTATTTCATTAGCGAGTTCACCTTGATTCGTCCGCGTTGGTACTGGCTGGACGAAGTTATCGCAAAAAATGAACAGACTGCCAAACTATCTTACAACAAACTGACGCGCCAGTACCGCATCACGCGTGGCTCGCTATTCCAAAACTTTTCTAGCTTGGGTGATGCACTGCGTATTATCAGTCATCAATCTGCTTCACCTATTGATGCTTCGCTGCTCCAGAAAAACAATGATTATATTACAGCGTTGTTGCCCCAAAAAGGGGACTACATTGCTGCCACGCGAATGCGTCTGGATGTAACGCAATTACCCAAACCATTGCAAGTCAATGCCTTGGCCACCCAAGACTGGAACTTTGATTCCAATTGGTACCGCTGGATAGTTCGCCCCATCGTATCTGCTGCAGACCGCGAAAGTGAGTAG
- the rsmB gene encoding 16S rRNA (cytosine(967)-C(5))-methyltransferase RsmB — MHIAQRGASQVVCQVLAGRNLSQTLSAALQATPGQIMPELTPQQRGALQDLSYGTLRFYGQLVRVLDQLLHKPVQDSQLRCLLLVALYQLLHTKAAPHAVVDHAVRAVRKCNAAAGGLANAVLRNFLRNREALLAVAATSEEGRYAYPQWWITAVQAQYGRYSEAILLAGNQHPPMTLRVNCRYINTADYLALLAQHDIQASLIEPDAVLLRYPLPVNKLPGFFDGLVSVQDAGAQYAARLLDVQDGMRVLDACAAPGGKTTHLLELAQLDLLALDKNSQRLELVRENLQRLQLHAQLQSGDAAQPDSWWDGKPFHRILADVPCSASGVVRRHPDIKWLRRPGDINGFAQQQLHILCALWQLLERDGKLLYVTCSIFARENQEVINEFLNQHDDGKQLPLSMPNLNEGQIFPNDQHDGFFYALLQKHA, encoded by the coding sequence ATGCATATCGCACAAAGAGGTGCCAGCCAAGTTGTCTGCCAAGTGTTGGCTGGACGCAATCTGAGTCAGACATTGAGTGCTGCTTTGCAGGCTACACCTGGACAAATTATGCCCGAATTGACACCACAACAACGTGGTGCGCTACAGGATTTGAGTTATGGTACGCTGCGTTTTTACGGTCAGTTAGTGCGCGTACTGGATCAATTGTTGCACAAACCCGTGCAGGATTCGCAACTACGTTGCTTGTTATTAGTGGCTTTGTATCAACTGCTGCATACCAAAGCTGCGCCCCATGCGGTGGTAGATCATGCCGTGCGCGCTGTGCGAAAGTGCAATGCCGCAGCTGGAGGATTGGCAAATGCAGTACTGCGCAATTTTTTGCGCAACCGCGAGGCATTACTTGCAGTCGCGGCCACTAGCGAGGAAGGTCGCTATGCCTATCCGCAATGGTGGATAACTGCAGTCCAGGCACAATATGGAAGGTATTCGGAGGCTATCTTGCTAGCGGGCAACCAGCATCCGCCCATGACCCTACGTGTGAATTGTCGATATATCAATACAGCAGATTATCTGGCGTTGCTTGCGCAGCATGATATTCAGGCCAGTCTGATCGAGCCAGATGCGGTGCTGTTGAGATACCCTCTCCCGGTAAATAAGTTACCAGGATTTTTCGACGGTCTGGTTTCAGTGCAGGATGCGGGTGCGCAATACGCAGCGCGCCTGTTGGACGTGCAGGACGGTATGCGGGTGCTTGATGCGTGTGCTGCACCGGGCGGAAAGACTACCCACCTACTGGAGCTGGCACAACTTGATCTACTTGCTTTAGACAAAAATTCGCAGCGTTTGGAACTGGTACGTGAAAACCTGCAACGTTTGCAATTGCATGCGCAGTTGCAAAGCGGTGATGCGGCACAGCCTGATAGCTGGTGGGATGGCAAACCATTCCATCGAATTTTGGCCGATGTACCCTGCTCTGCCTCCGGGGTGGTGCGGCGCCATCCCGATATAAAGTGGCTGCGTCGTCCGGGCGACATCAATGGGTTCGCGCAACAGCAGTTGCATATTCTTTGCGCATTGTGGCAGTTGCTGGAAAGAGATGGAAAGCTACTATATGTAACCTGTTCCATTTTTGCGCGAGAAAACCAGGAAGTTATTAATGAGTTTTTAAATCAGCATGACGATGGCAAACAATTACCGCTGTCCATGCCCAATTTAAATGAAGGTCAAATATTCCCCAATGACCAGCACGATGGTTTCTTTTATGCATTACTGCAAAAGCATGCATAA
- the fmt gene encoding methionyl-tRNA formyltransferase, with protein sequence MNSPLKIIFAGTPDFAATALEALLVQQFSVVAVLTQPDRPAGRGMRLTASPVKQLALARNLPLLQPVTLKSVDVQQELANYAADVMVVAAYGLILPSALLQLPRYGCLNIHASLLPRWRGAAPIQRAILADDDKTGITIMQMDTGLDTGDMLLKKTCSITAHDTTQTLHDKLAMLGAEAIVETLCLLEQGQLKPVSQNVAEATYAAKLNKTEALIDWSKNATQIIRAVHAYNPFPIAYTILNGELVKIWQVSVREGSEGEAGIVLAIEKNGIIVACGQGALCLEVLQRQNAKALPAAQFIQGFAVHPGDRCTSFL encoded by the coding sequence ATCAACTCTCCCCTAAAGATCATTTTTGCCGGCACGCCAGACTTCGCCGCCACCGCACTAGAAGCGTTGCTGGTGCAACAATTTTCTGTAGTCGCGGTGTTGACCCAGCCCGACAGGCCTGCTGGCCGCGGTATGCGACTCACAGCCAGCCCAGTTAAGCAACTTGCCTTGGCGCGTAACCTGCCACTGCTACAGCCTGTTACATTAAAATCTGTCGATGTACAACAAGAGCTTGCCAATTATGCGGCGGATGTAATGGTGGTGGCGGCTTATGGACTAATCCTGCCATCAGCGCTACTGCAATTGCCACGCTACGGGTGCTTGAATATTCACGCTTCATTATTACCGCGTTGGCGCGGTGCGGCGCCTATTCAGCGCGCTATTCTGGCGGATGACGACAAAACCGGTATCACCATTATGCAAATGGATACAGGACTCGATACAGGTGATATGTTGCTTAAAAAAACCTGTTCGATCACTGCGCATGACACCACGCAAACGTTGCATGACAAATTGGCAATGTTGGGCGCTGAAGCGATCGTCGAGACACTGTGCCTGCTGGAGCAAGGACAATTAAAGCCTGTGTCGCAAAATGTGGCCGAAGCAACTTATGCTGCCAAACTCAACAAAACAGAAGCACTAATTGACTGGTCAAAAAATGCCACACAAATCATACGTGCGGTGCATGCCTACAATCCTTTCCCTATCGCATATACCATTCTTAATGGGGAACTCGTCAAAATCTGGCAGGTCAGCGTACGTGAGGGGTCTGAAGGTGAAGCGGGAATTGTGTTGGCTATAGAAAAAAACGGCATTATTGTGGCATGCGGCCAAGGAGCGTTATGCCTTGAAGTATTGCAGCGCCAGAATGCTAAGGCATTACCTGCGGCACAGTTTATCCAGGGATTTGCAGTGCATCCCGGCGACCGTTGCACTTCATTCCTCTGA
- the def gene encoding peptide deformylase yields the protein MAILQILQYPDERLHTVAVPVHVVTVATRKLASDMAETMYSAPGVGLAATQVNVHQQIIVMDISETQDQLLVFINPEIIASSGESMCEEGCLSVPGVFEKVRRAEHVTVRALNTHGESFTLEADGLLAICIQHEVDHLKGKVFVEYLSPLKQSRLRAKLKKHRREIM from the coding sequence ATGGCAATTTTACAAATATTGCAATATCCGGATGAGCGGTTGCATACCGTCGCAGTTCCAGTCCATGTGGTAACTGTAGCCACCCGCAAGCTGGCCTCTGATATGGCCGAAACGATGTATTCTGCGCCAGGAGTGGGTCTGGCCGCAACTCAGGTGAATGTACATCAACAAATCATTGTGATGGACATTTCTGAGACCCAGGATCAATTGCTGGTGTTCATTAATCCGGAAATTATTGCCAGTAGCGGTGAGAGCATGTGCGAGGAGGGCTGTTTGTCGGTTCCCGGAGTATTTGAAAAAGTACGCCGCGCCGAACATGTCACCGTGCGCGCACTCAATACGCATGGTGAATCTTTCACGCTTGAAGCAGACGGGTTGCTGGCGATCTGTATACAACATGAGGTGGATCATCTTAAGGGCAAGGTGTTTGTTGAATATCTTTCGCCGCTCAAGCAATCCCGTCTCCGAGCCAAACTTAAGAAGCACCGCCGTGAAATAATGTAG
- a CDS encoding LysM peptidoglycan-binding domain-containing protein: MQKIIISLICCLLPTFAFADTVKIQDNAPDSHIVVKGDTLWDISAKFFKDPWQWPQIWGLNKDTIKDPHWIYPGDVVHLDRASGTLHIGQIKKSEETTGAGKSDSAKLSPRVYVQSSEHNAIPSISASAIEPFLSRPLIIEKNGLADAPTIVGTHEKRVLLASGDIAYVKGLSKEQGLLWQIYRPGKTLLDPENNEVLGYEAMYLGDAEVEKFADISTLKIVKSLKEINKGDQLIVASSEFAGSYVPRVPDSQIAARVISIYAGVSQAGQHSIVTLNKGLRDGLENGHVLALYRKGDVIKEKGETHTLPDMRYGLLFVFRTFDKVAYALVMRTRLPVQLLDSALTP, encoded by the coding sequence ATGCAAAAGATTATTATATCGCTGATTTGCTGTTTATTGCCTACCTTCGCCTTTGCTGATACGGTTAAAATCCAGGACAATGCACCGGATAGTCACATTGTGGTGAAAGGGGATACCCTGTGGGATATCTCCGCTAAGTTTTTCAAGGATCCATGGCAATGGCCACAAATCTGGGGCTTGAATAAAGATACCATTAAAGATCCGCACTGGATTTATCCCGGGGACGTGGTACATCTGGATCGTGCAAGCGGTACATTGCACATAGGCCAAATAAAAAAAAGCGAAGAAACAACTGGAGCAGGCAAATCTGACAGTGCGAAACTTTCCCCTCGGGTATACGTTCAAAGCAGTGAACACAACGCAATCCCCAGTATTTCAGCTAGTGCCATCGAACCGTTTCTCAGCAGGCCGCTCATAATTGAGAAAAATGGGCTAGCTGACGCACCAACTATAGTTGGCACTCACGAGAAACGCGTCCTTCTGGCCAGCGGAGATATAGCATACGTTAAAGGCCTATCCAAAGAGCAGGGGTTGCTGTGGCAAATTTATCGTCCGGGAAAAACACTGCTTGACCCGGAGAACAACGAAGTGTTGGGATATGAGGCAATGTACTTGGGTGATGCAGAGGTCGAAAAATTCGCCGATATCAGCACGCTTAAGATCGTCAAGTCGCTTAAGGAAATTAACAAAGGGGATCAACTGATCGTAGCTTCCAGCGAATTCGCTGGAAGCTACGTGCCACGCGTCCCAGATAGCCAGATTGCAGCTCGCGTGATTTCTATTTATGCGGGCGTCTCCCAGGCTGGTCAGCATTCCATCGTAACGCTCAACAAAGGACTTCGTGATGGCCTTGAAAATGGCCATGTACTGGCGCTATATCGCAAGGGAGATGTGATAAAGGAAAAAGGGGAAACACACACTTTACCGGATATGCGCTATGGTCTGTTATTTGTATTCCGTACTTTTGACAAAGTAGCCTACGCTCTGGTGATGCGAACCCGACTGCCCGTGCAATTGTTGGATAGCGCGCTGACGCCCTGA
- the dprA gene encoding DNA-processing protein DprA: MLMDAELASWLALNQIPGLGNEGLRRLLQAFGTPTQVFATPVHTLQQVVQPAIAATITQGWNEEKLAPIASWLADPHNHVVTLADPDYPQALLNISDPPLLLYVKGRLELLNHSALAVVGSRNATPQGLSNAEAFAQAASAAGLCIISGMAHGIDAAAHRGGLREYGSSIGIVGTGLDKVYPAANRQLAHQLAQEGALISEFSLGTPPLAANFPRRNRIISGLSLGCLVVEASLQSGSLITARMALEQGRDVFAIPGSIHAPQTKGCHHLIKQGAKLVECAQDILEELGHFPASTTLQSSVLEEHPLLMHLGFDPVDMDSLSQRSGLTIGALSAILLQLELDGDIATLPGGLYQRIN; this comes from the coding sequence ATGCTTATGGACGCTGAACTTGCGTCATGGCTGGCCCTGAACCAGATACCTGGTTTAGGGAATGAAGGTTTGCGCCGTCTGCTGCAAGCTTTCGGTACTCCAACCCAAGTCTTCGCTACGCCAGTGCATACTCTTCAACAAGTAGTCCAGCCAGCAATTGCTGCAACCATCACTCAAGGCTGGAATGAAGAAAAACTCGCACCCATTGCCAGTTGGCTCGCTGATCCGCACAACCATGTTGTTACACTGGCAGACCCTGATTATCCGCAGGCGCTACTTAACATTTCCGATCCACCACTACTGCTATATGTGAAAGGACGGCTTGAATTGCTTAACCACTCGGCACTCGCCGTCGTTGGCAGTCGCAACGCTACCCCACAAGGGCTGAGCAATGCGGAGGCTTTTGCTCAGGCAGCGAGCGCTGCTGGACTGTGCATTATCAGTGGCATGGCGCATGGCATAGACGCCGCAGCACATCGCGGAGGGTTGCGCGAATACGGTTCCAGCATAGGCATCGTTGGGACGGGGTTGGACAAAGTTTACCCTGCTGCCAACCGCCAGCTGGCGCATCAATTGGCACAGGAAGGCGCATTGATTTCCGAGTTTTCATTAGGAACTCCGCCACTAGCGGCAAATTTTCCGCGCCGCAATCGCATTATTAGCGGCCTCAGCTTAGGGTGTTTAGTAGTCGAAGCTTCTCTGCAAAGCGGTTCACTGATTACCGCTCGTATGGCATTGGAACAAGGGCGTGACGTTTTCGCTATTCCCGGTTCCATTCATGCCCCACAGACAAAAGGATGCCATCATCTGATCAAGCAGGGCGCTAAACTGGTAGAGTGCGCGCAAGATATTCTAGAAGAACTGGGACATTTTCCCGCCAGCACGACCTTGCAATCTTCCGTACTCGAGGAACACCCTTTATTAATGCATTTAGGTTTCGACCCGGTAGATATGGACAGCTTGAGCCAGCGCAGTGGCTTGACGATTGGGGCGCTATCCGCCATCCTGTTGCAACTGGAGCTGGATGGTGACATCGCAACTTTACCAGGTGGGCTTTATCAACGTATAAATTAA
- a CDS encoding DUF494 family protein, protein MFDILMFLFESYFHAGRYPNSDKLSRKLSAAGFEDEDIHLALTWLSGLEQLNKANYPSTINESSGRFYADLEIKRMSFEVRRFLTFWEQNKIITPVEREMILDRAVALNRENLPLDKIKLITLMVLWNQRQDLDPLIVEDLLTPADSSCLH, encoded by the coding sequence ATGTTTGACATTTTAATGTTTTTATTTGAAAGCTATTTTCATGCTGGCCGTTATCCCAATTCCGACAAGTTATCCCGCAAGTTATCCGCCGCCGGATTTGAAGATGAGGACATTCATTTGGCGCTGACTTGGTTGTCTGGCCTGGAGCAGTTGAACAAAGCAAATTATCCGTCCACCATTAATGAGAGTAGTGGACGCTTTTATGCCGACCTGGAAATCAAGCGCATGAGCTTTGAAGTACGCCGTTTTCTGACTTTTTGGGAACAAAATAAAATAATTACACCCGTGGAGCGGGAAATGATCCTCGACCGAGCGGTTGCATTGAACCGTGAAAATCTGCCACTGGACAAAATCAAACTTATCACGCTCATGGTGTTGTGGAATCAACGTCAAGACTTGGACCCTTTAATCGTTGAAGACCTGCTGACTCCGGCCGATTCCAGTTGCTTACATTAA